The following coding sequences lie in one Corynebacterium anserum genomic window:
- a CDS encoding glycoside hydrolase family 25 protein, whose product MLSLHRRRSARKTTPARITAAALIGSAATVATLVATDIVPVPSWALPGVDVASHQHPGGVSAIDWQAVAASGQKFAFIKATEATGYVNPFFSTDSFKAQEAGIMPGSYHYAKPSIGSARAQARYYAATLATGPQPSLPPVLDLEESGGLTVAQLQQWVREFVDEIRAQTGRDPIMYTYYSFWIDKMGDTTEFSHLPLWLAYFSDTLPDYIPGGWDEPTFWQYSDSGSVDGIQTKVDLNEYNGDDAQLQALAKSSPSGTMVGDVAHDLAPVREATGEEAQVANKIEQATGVDIPLTNDFLMLLLGVAGGRIPPEALIDQGAKELEKQARDIDTDELAAQGAEMAENAQTAGGEAQAAQAKNKTASGATGAAGAETGAKAASPHASANAQKESRSHTKKADNSRAILSALTALSGALKDINANGKEIPVDALLAVVQKSPNGIKVGDLLKLLQTFEESQDWNAMLSNGQVEANPNALQNLAQIATQVKVAPAGTPLPPEAVQRAISAAAAH is encoded by the coding sequence ATGCTTTCTCTGCACAGGCGCCGTTCTGCGCGCAAAACCACTCCAGCCCGCATTACTGCAGCGGCCCTGATCGGTTCTGCAGCAACTGTTGCGACGCTCGTTGCCACCGATATCGTTCCGGTGCCATCATGGGCATTGCCCGGAGTCGATGTGGCATCCCACCAGCACCCAGGTGGAGTTTCTGCAATCGATTGGCAGGCTGTTGCAGCCTCAGGCCAAAAATTTGCATTCATCAAAGCCACCGAAGCCACTGGCTACGTGAATCCCTTCTTCTCCACTGACTCCTTTAAGGCGCAGGAAGCCGGAATCATGCCAGGCAGCTACCACTACGCGAAGCCGAGTATCGGTTCCGCTCGTGCTCAGGCACGCTATTACGCTGCCACCCTAGCTACTGGCCCGCAGCCTTCTCTGCCACCTGTTTTAGATTTGGAGGAGAGCGGAGGGCTAACCGTTGCCCAGCTCCAACAATGGGTACGTGAATTTGTGGATGAGATTCGCGCCCAAACTGGTCGTGACCCGATCATGTACACCTACTACAGCTTCTGGATTGACAAGATGGGAGATACCACCGAGTTTTCCCATCTCCCTCTGTGGCTCGCATATTTCAGCGACACCCTGCCTGATTACATTCCTGGTGGCTGGGATGAGCCGACTTTCTGGCAGTACTCTGATTCGGGTTCCGTCGACGGCATCCAAACCAAGGTCGACCTGAACGAATACAACGGTGATGATGCGCAGCTCCAGGCTCTAGCGAAGAGCTCCCCTTCCGGCACAATGGTTGGTGACGTGGCTCACGACCTCGCCCCTGTGCGCGAAGCAACAGGAGAGGAAGCTCAGGTGGCTAATAAAATTGAGCAAGCCACCGGGGTGGATATCCCTCTGACAAACGATTTCCTCATGCTACTGCTGGGAGTAGCGGGCGGGCGTATCCCGCCAGAGGCTCTCATCGATCAGGGTGCGAAGGAACTGGAAAAGCAGGCGCGGGACATCGACACGGATGAGCTTGCTGCGCAGGGCGCTGAGATGGCCGAGAATGCGCAAACTGCGGGCGGTGAAGCACAAGCAGCGCAGGCGAAAAACAAGACGGCATCTGGTGCGACAGGTGCTGCTGGTGCTGAAACTGGTGCCAAAGCCGCATCTCCACATGCGTCGGCCAACGCCCAGAAAGAATCCCGTTCTCACACCAAAAAAGCTGACAACTCTCGCGCGATTCTGTCTGCTTTGACTGCCCTTTCCGGGGCTCTGAAAGATATCAATGCTAATGGTAAGGAAATCCCTGTCGATGCATTGCTCGCCGTCGTTCAGAAGTCCCCCAACGGCATTAAGGTTGGTGACCTGCTGAAGCTGCTTCAAACTTTCGAGGAATCTCAGGATTGGAATGCAATGCTTTCTAACGGGCAGGTTGAGGCCAACCCGAATGCGCTGCAGAACTTGGCGCAGATTGCTACCCAGGTTAAGGTTGCGCCGGCTGGCACTCCGTTACCGCCCGAAGCAGTACAGCGAGCTATATCTGCAGCTGCAGCTCATTGA
- a CDS encoding VOC family protein, which produces MPALVAEPGMPIWLDLATTDIEKAKAFYGPLLGWEFEDSAVDDGSDETAAMDEGIPAAASEDGESAATASRPSYTVAKRSGMPVAGIAQIPPENTSIWSLMVYTPELANAHEKAVKAGATSVLEPRHLDDQRGDMSVLVDPSGATVGLKKPAGEQAFFAAGEPGTPVWHELLIGKNWDETVKFYHELCGWDIKQVSATEDFHYAVGEWESNPLVGLWDTSSLPETPSLWTLYMGVNSVDEALEKVQNLGGTIIRPAWNSDFGRVATIQDPTGAVLNISEVDDYTPEMDEVHEPDLFAPEEFTPF; this is translated from the coding sequence ATGCCAGCTCTCGTTGCCGAACCGGGCATGCCTATCTGGCTGGATTTAGCAACTACGGATATAGAAAAAGCCAAAGCTTTCTATGGGCCATTGCTTGGCTGGGAATTCGAAGACTCTGCCGTCGATGATGGCAGTGACGAGACTGCCGCCATGGATGAGGGTATCCCCGCTGCCGCGAGTGAAGACGGAGAGTCTGCGGCAACGGCCTCCCGCCCGTCCTACACGGTGGCCAAGCGCTCTGGTATGCCGGTTGCGGGCATTGCGCAGATTCCCCCAGAGAACACGTCTATCTGGAGCCTGATGGTTTACACCCCGGAGTTAGCTAATGCGCACGAGAAAGCTGTGAAAGCTGGAGCAACATCAGTACTGGAACCTCGGCATTTAGATGATCAGCGCGGCGACATGTCAGTGCTAGTGGATCCCTCGGGTGCGACCGTGGGATTGAAAAAGCCCGCAGGCGAACAAGCATTCTTCGCTGCGGGAGAGCCCGGCACTCCCGTGTGGCACGAGCTGCTGATCGGTAAGAATTGGGATGAGACCGTGAAGTTCTACCATGAACTTTGTGGTTGGGACATCAAACAGGTGAGCGCCACTGAGGACTTTCATTACGCCGTGGGAGAGTGGGAGAGCAACCCGCTTGTTGGTTTGTGGGATACTTCCTCACTCCCTGAAACCCCGAGTCTGTGGACCCTATATATGGGTGTGAACAGTGTAGATGAAGCGCTGGAGAAGGTGCAGAATCTGGGCGGCACTATTATCCGCCCAGCGTGGAACAGTGATTTCGGGCGTGTAGCTACCATCCAAGACCCTACGGGTGCCGTGCTCAATATCTCTGAGGTGGATGATTACACCCCGGAGATGGACGAGGTACATGAGCCGGATCTCTTCGCTCCAGAAGAATTCACCCCCTTCTAG
- a CDS encoding PrsW family intramembrane metalloprotease: MSKSGSREHGASEQGMPNWNSSDITGAGQNTEAQPSPGQRSGARLSPGQKPRNIGEPAVAAGVASEEKTREVSPQFRTVEISRHGSDGVRGPNAMGSNAAELNAARVNQRLLHPGGNALPKAASRWVVIHTPANFYKSFPAQARPRLKLFKDYWFWVYLVLTIPSAGMAVANIAFSGGGDALFNGSAVIAAGLGMIQVLVGVLGVLLLKISRGTPKRLIIMALCWGAFASPAIAGGLLSSPWLNVAEKMGWYASSYSLAAAVPEEMIKALGVFILLWIGRTWWNRPWHGLIAGLLVGTGFEVYENTLYAVNLAVIHPVSDVDGALQVYLTRVLLGPFLHMLMTGLAGYGIGRALYEGENWGRRKRVLNLIGWIGLAVALHYGWNFTTPGETVTAWELGVKAVLWLIMAGTVGIVVIREKRRVMPLMRAGVEPAVTIYQRG; this comes from the coding sequence ATGTCTAAGAGCGGGTCGCGTGAGCATGGAGCGTCTGAGCAGGGTATGCCCAATTGGAATTCCTCCGATATTACTGGGGCAGGGCAGAACACAGAGGCTCAGCCTTCACCGGGGCAACGGAGTGGTGCTCGGCTTTCACCTGGGCAGAAACCTAGAAATATCGGAGAGCCTGCGGTAGCTGCAGGTGTGGCGTCGGAAGAGAAGACAAGAGAGGTGAGTCCACAGTTCCGAACCGTAGAGATTTCCCGCCACGGATCGGACGGGGTGAGAGGGCCGAATGCAATGGGATCGAATGCAGCGGAACTGAATGCGGCACGGGTGAACCAGCGGCTCCTGCACCCGGGTGGTAATGCTTTGCCTAAAGCTGCATCACGTTGGGTGGTGATTCATACACCGGCGAATTTCTATAAATCCTTCCCAGCACAGGCTCGACCACGGCTCAAACTGTTCAAAGATTATTGGTTTTGGGTATACCTCGTGCTGACAATACCCTCGGCCGGCATGGCAGTAGCCAACATTGCGTTCAGCGGAGGTGGGGACGCTCTTTTCAATGGCAGTGCGGTTATCGCAGCAGGTCTGGGTATGATCCAGGTACTGGTTGGAGTGCTGGGGGTGCTGCTGCTGAAGATCTCTCGAGGCACACCTAAGCGACTGATCATCATGGCGCTATGTTGGGGAGCTTTCGCCTCGCCCGCCATTGCTGGCGGTCTGCTATCAAGCCCGTGGTTGAATGTTGCGGAGAAGATGGGTTGGTATGCGAGTTCTTATTCACTAGCTGCAGCGGTGCCAGAAGAGATGATAAAAGCACTGGGGGTGTTCATTTTGCTCTGGATAGGGCGGACATGGTGGAACCGCCCATGGCACGGGCTTATTGCAGGTCTGCTGGTGGGAACCGGCTTTGAGGTCTATGAAAATACGCTATATGCCGTGAACCTCGCGGTGATCCACCCCGTGTCGGATGTCGACGGTGCGTTACAGGTCTACCTCACGCGAGTCTTATTGGGGCCGTTTCTGCACATGCTCATGACGGGCTTGGCCGGATACGGCATTGGGCGTGCGCTCTACGAAGGTGAAAATTGGGGGCGGCGCAAGCGCGTGCTAAACCTCATTGGATGGATTGGCCTGGCAGTAGCTCTACACTACGGCTGGAATTTCACAACACCGGGCGAGACTGTCACTGCGTGGGAACTGGGTGTGAAGGCCGTGCTGTGGCTGATCATGGCTGGAACGGTGGGAATTGTTGTTATCCGAGAGAAGCGGCGCGTGATGCCCTTGATGCGTGCCGGGGTGGAACCGGCAGTGACTATTTACCAGCGTGGTTAG
- a CDS encoding M13 family metallopeptidase, whose translation MNTTEGITPADAILNNIPDNISEAPCGQVSVAQDLYRHVNGHWLATHEIPADRAVDGTFHTLRDRAEKDVRAIVETAAKDEPQGRIGALYSSFMDERGIEDAGLSVLDADLTPIRDAKNITDLATVLGELDVRGVGGVVGYWVEKDSGGDIERAYLVQSGLGLPDEAYYREEQHKQTRDAYQQFVTRMLELTEEQERPGRFAQTSATEAAEAIMNFETRLAEGHWDQVTSRDSDKTYNPTDVNHLPTGFPFRAWLEATHIDTSSAGGKIIVVCMPSYLEHVAAMATGDDAVDLDTWKLWAYWHVIISRATLLPKAIGDLNFDFYGRTLSGSEQQRARWKRGVGLVEGAIGEEIGKKFVAEHFPASYKETMLTLVDYLIDAYRERIEKLEWMTPATREKALVKLGKFTAKIGYPDKWRSFEGLEFGAQGADLLDNVRKAAEFNHDYQVSRLGKPSDPEKWFCTPQTVNAFYNPVTNDITFPAAILRPPFFDPDADMAGNFGAIGAVIGHEIGHGFDDQGSKYDGDGNLNSWWTDEDRAAFTELTDKLVAQYQGLVPTGLKQRGIEEHKVNGSFTLGENIGDLGGLGIAIVALRRYLADQGEDFQSTPALPIDGLVDNEGIADTTEYSALQRVFLRWACIWQTAIRPQMAVQYVSIDPHSPAEFRCNVVSSNIAEFYEAFSITPEDAMWLDEKDRVTIW comes from the coding sequence ATGAACACTACCGAAGGCATCACCCCCGCAGACGCCATTCTGAACAATATCCCAGACAATATCTCCGAAGCGCCCTGTGGCCAGGTAAGCGTGGCCCAGGATCTATACCGCCATGTCAACGGCCACTGGCTAGCCACCCACGAGATTCCAGCAGACCGTGCAGTGGATGGCACTTTCCACACATTACGCGACCGCGCGGAAAAGGATGTCCGCGCTATCGTCGAGACCGCTGCGAAAGATGAGCCCCAAGGCCGCATCGGGGCGTTGTACTCCTCATTCATGGATGAACGCGGGATCGAGGACGCTGGCCTTTCTGTTCTCGACGCCGACCTAACCCCCATCCGCGATGCGAAAAACATAACAGACTTAGCTACCGTGCTTGGAGAACTGGATGTCAGAGGCGTCGGCGGAGTAGTGGGCTACTGGGTAGAGAAAGATTCCGGCGGGGACATCGAACGCGCCTACCTGGTGCAATCCGGCCTGGGACTACCCGATGAAGCCTACTACCGCGAAGAACAGCACAAGCAAACCCGCGACGCATACCAGCAGTTCGTTACACGCATGCTGGAACTCACAGAAGAGCAAGAACGTCCGGGTCGTTTCGCACAAACCTCTGCGACAGAAGCTGCTGAAGCAATCATGAACTTCGAAACGCGACTGGCCGAAGGGCACTGGGATCAAGTCACCAGCCGCGACTCAGATAAAACCTATAACCCTACAGACGTAAACCACTTACCTACCGGTTTCCCCTTCAGGGCCTGGTTAGAAGCAACGCACATTGACACCTCCAGTGCTGGCGGGAAGATAATCGTAGTCTGCATGCCGAGCTACCTCGAACACGTCGCAGCCATGGCCACCGGCGACGATGCCGTAGATCTGGACACCTGGAAACTATGGGCTTATTGGCACGTCATCATTTCCCGCGCCACACTACTGCCGAAAGCTATCGGAGACCTCAACTTCGACTTCTACGGTCGCACATTGTCCGGCTCCGAGCAGCAGCGTGCTCGTTGGAAGCGCGGCGTGGGGCTTGTTGAAGGCGCAATCGGTGAGGAAATCGGCAAGAAATTTGTAGCTGAGCATTTTCCTGCGTCGTACAAAGAAACTATGCTGACTCTCGTCGATTACCTCATCGACGCATACCGCGAACGCATCGAAAAGCTGGAGTGGATGACTCCAGCCACTCGCGAAAAAGCACTGGTGAAACTAGGGAAATTCACTGCCAAAATCGGTTACCCGGATAAATGGCGCAGCTTTGAGGGGCTAGAATTCGGCGCGCAAGGCGCCGATTTGCTGGATAACGTACGCAAAGCCGCTGAATTCAACCATGACTATCAGGTGAGCAGGTTAGGTAAACCATCTGATCCGGAAAAATGGTTCTGCACGCCGCAGACCGTCAATGCGTTCTACAACCCGGTCACCAACGACATCACCTTCCCCGCTGCCATCCTGCGCCCACCCTTCTTTGACCCAGACGCAGACATGGCTGGAAACTTCGGTGCAATCGGTGCAGTCATCGGACACGAGATTGGCCACGGCTTCGATGACCAGGGCTCCAAATACGACGGCGACGGCAACCTCAATTCCTGGTGGACAGACGAGGATCGCGCAGCCTTCACCGAACTAACAGACAAACTTGTCGCACAATACCAGGGTCTGGTGCCCACCGGATTGAAGCAGCGCGGAATCGAGGAGCATAAGGTCAACGGTTCCTTCACTCTCGGTGAGAATATCGGCGACCTTGGTGGGCTGGGTATAGCCATCGTGGCGCTACGCCGCTACCTTGCAGATCAAGGAGAAGATTTCCAGTCAACACCGGCACTTCCCATCGATGGATTAGTCGATAACGAAGGCATTGCGGATACTACGGAATACTCCGCTCTACAGCGGGTGTTCCTGCGTTGGGCATGCATCTGGCAGACTGCAATCCGTCCGCAAATGGCTGTGCAATACGTCTCCATCGACCCACACTCCCCTGCAGAATTCCGCTGCAATGTGGTGAGCTCGAATATTGCCGAATTCTACGAGGCATTCAGCATCACCCCGGAAGACGCAATGTGGCTCGATGAAAAAGACCGCGTCACGATCTGGTAG